The following proteins are co-located in the Flammeovirga kamogawensis genome:
- a CDS encoding acyltransferase family protein, with protein MNQPSNKHYEILDGLRGVAAIIVVAFHILEAFALGKHKEQIINHGYLAVDFFFVLSGFVIGIAYNNRWDTMTLGGFFKRRIIRLQPMVIIGSILGAATYYFQASPTLFPIIENTPVTKMLLVMVIGFTMIPVGKSLDIRGWGEMYPLNGPGWTLFFEYIAYALYAFVLRKLSNKTLMLLTFIAGCALIQFTVTTPQGGVAGGWSLDPEQLRIGFTRLLYPFLSGLLLSRIMKPTYIKNAFLLSSILMFVVLALPRLGGDINWINGLYEGLVILIVFPLLVYIGANGDIKSEKTRKLAKFLGDISYPVYITHYAFIYVFTAWVVDNVATGKTSYEVAAVWGVVTFVVSIAVAYVAVKFYDEPVRKWCAKKWLK; from the coding sequence ATGAATCAACCTTCTAACAAACATTACGAAATCTTAGATGGCTTAAGAGGTGTGGCTGCCATTATTGTAGTTGCTTTTCATATTTTAGAAGCCTTCGCTTTAGGAAAACATAAAGAACAGATCATTAACCACGGGTATTTAGCAGTAGATTTTTTCTTTGTATTGTCTGGCTTTGTAATTGGCATAGCTTATAATAACCGTTGGGATACAATGACACTTGGTGGCTTTTTTAAACGAAGAATAATCCGTTTACAACCAATGGTAATTATTGGTTCTATACTTGGAGCTGCAACATATTATTTTCAGGCATCGCCAACATTATTTCCTATTATAGAAAATACACCTGTAACTAAAATGCTTTTAGTTATGGTAATTGGCTTTACAATGATTCCCGTTGGCAAGTCTTTAGATATCAGAGGTTGGGGAGAAATGTATCCATTAAATGGTCCTGGTTGGACATTATTCTTTGAGTACATTGCTTATGCACTATATGCCTTTGTATTAAGAAAATTATCTAACAAGACTTTAATGTTACTCACTTTCATAGCGGGTTGTGCATTAATTCAATTTACAGTAACAACACCTCAAGGTGGAGTAGCAGGAGGTTGGTCTTTAGATCCAGAACAACTACGTATTGGTTTTACACGTTTGTTGTACCCATTTTTATCGGGTTTATTATTGTCTAGAATAATGAAACCAACTTATATTAAAAATGCATTTTTGTTATCAAGTATCCTCATGTTTGTAGTTTTAGCCTTACCAAGGTTAGGTGGAGACATTAATTGGATAAATGGGTTATATGAAGGTTTAGTAATCTTAATTGTATTTCCATTACTTGTGTATATAGGTGCTAATGGAGATATAAAATCTGAGAAAACGAGAAAGTTAGCCAAGTTTTTAGGAGATATATCTTATCCAGTTTATATCACTCATTATGCATTTATTTATGTATTTACAGCTTGGGTTGTAGATAATGTAGCTACAGGTAAAACATCTTATGAAGTAGCTGCAGTTTGGGGTGTTGTTACATTTGTCGTATCCATTGCTGTAGCTTACGTAGCTGTTAAGTTTTATGATGAACCTGTAAGAAAATGGTGTGCTAAGAAATGGTTGAAATAA
- a CDS encoding LuxR C-terminal-related transcriptional regulator yields MNNNINIALVDDHNLFLKGLIELINIYFPLIKKVDVFGSPKKFLATDITKYNLLISDIQMPEMNGIELVELAKMKHPNLRVLMISMHNKYSFTKKIKSLGIEGFILKDDSEENLVNAIHKIMDGRKFYSEKIETHFEEVKATENVLSLREEQVLDYICEGLTSKQIAEEMFIAEETIKSHKRNIKAKLKISSTVELIKYNMRKDMF; encoded by the coding sequence ATGAACAATAATATAAATATTGCTCTTGTTGATGATCATAATCTATTCTTAAAAGGATTGATAGAATTGATTAATATCTACTTTCCTTTAATTAAAAAGGTAGATGTATTTGGATCGCCTAAAAAGTTTTTAGCAACAGATATTACTAAGTATAATTTGCTAATTTCTGATATCCAAATGCCTGAAATGAATGGTATTGAGCTGGTAGAGTTGGCAAAGATGAAACACCCTAACTTGCGTGTTCTTATGATTTCTATGCACAATAAGTATTCTTTCACTAAAAAGATCAAAAGCTTAGGAATTGAAGGGTTTATTTTAAAAGATGACTCTGAAGAGAACCTTGTAAATGCAATACATAAGATAATGGATGGCCGTAAATTTTATTCAGAAAAAATAGAAACTCATTTTGAAGAAGTAAAAGCAACGGAAAACGTCTTATCATTAAGAGAAGAACAAGTTCTAGATTATATTTGTGAGGGACTTACTAGTAAGCAAATTGCTGAAGAAATGTTTATAGCAGAAGAAACTATTAAGTCTCATAAACGAAATATTAAAGCAAAACTTAAAATATCGTCTACTGTAGAATTAATAAAATACAATATGAGAAAAGACATGTTTTAA
- a CDS encoding sensor histidine kinase: MKIIGLYILVTLSCVQLAFCQQIYDVNAVNNDDLAYFFEKTEEEINLTQVLSDTSVQWKTISNSNLSFFIFHQKMWFKAKFYSNKEIEKLFSLNYVLIPYGKIYVSSSISDDLKEYDISTTVTKGKTDNAIPLYFKEGETKELYLEINGYGGALSTFAKLYDTTEYKQLSTTRDKVFLIIRTLSILLALGMLVLGFITKDKAYFGVLLYSLGFSLFSEIESGNFLGLLDFRGADFSYLLRIIVNQVGVYGLSQYFKYSLTDKKDKEVLPYILHVNILLIALYIVSFFYPYNFWINTLTTVGVILYCWWYANLILLNMIIPALKEKKPFSKITLSLYIFIMVTFFLFVAVPHFGIMKRSFYTNVISYFNAVLISAFIIYILIMKWLDTIKNYQKLQNIEKEHQLKHIQTIVDSQENERNRIGRDIHDRIGGNLSFMKMKNQDNDIQPILDNTLSNVRELSHNLVTPNLEKEYFLDELQELALKMSTSSTHYTFTHHIDGKIDTSETNFHHIYRIIQEMYTVLPIISKATRVDLEISREKEKLLISYLDNSTLKFASTEDIDREIQNVKYRIQILSGIHKINTKRGIAILIQIPL; encoded by the coding sequence ATGAAAATTATAGGACTGTATATCCTTGTCACTTTATCGTGTGTGCAACTTGCATTTTGTCAACAAATTTATGATGTAAATGCTGTAAATAATGACGATTTAGCCTATTTCTTCGAAAAAACTGAAGAAGAAATTAACCTTACACAAGTACTGTCAGATACTAGTGTTCAATGGAAAACTATATCAAATAGTAACTTGAGCTTCTTTATTTTTCATCAAAAAATGTGGTTTAAGGCAAAATTCTATTCAAATAAAGAAATAGAAAAACTTTTTTCTTTAAACTATGTATTAATTCCTTACGGAAAAATATATGTATCTTCTTCTATTTCAGACGATTTAAAAGAATATGATATTAGTACTACCGTAACAAAGGGTAAAACAGATAATGCGATTCCATTATATTTTAAAGAAGGAGAAACAAAAGAACTCTACTTAGAAATAAATGGTTACGGAGGGGCACTTTCTACTTTTGCTAAACTATATGATACCACAGAATATAAACAACTATCGACTACAAGAGATAAGGTGTTTCTTATAATTAGAACACTAAGTATTTTGTTAGCATTGGGTATGTTGGTTTTAGGTTTTATCACAAAAGATAAGGCATACTTTGGAGTGCTATTGTACTCTTTAGGTTTCTCGTTATTTTCTGAGATTGAAAGTGGTAATTTTTTAGGACTTTTAGATTTTAGAGGTGCAGATTTTAGTTATCTTTTAAGAATTATAGTAAATCAAGTAGGAGTATATGGTCTTAGCCAATATTTTAAATATTCTCTTACAGATAAAAAGGATAAAGAAGTATTACCGTATATACTTCATGTAAACATTCTACTCATAGCATTATATATAGTTTCTTTTTTCTACCCTTATAATTTTTGGATTAATACCTTAACAACTGTTGGTGTAATTTTATACTGTTGGTGGTACGCAAATCTAATTCTATTGAATATGATTATTCCTGCTTTAAAAGAGAAAAAGCCATTTAGTAAAATCACTTTATCGTTGTATATTTTTATAATGGTTACGTTCTTTTTGTTTGTGGCAGTACCTCATTTTGGTATTATGAAAAGGAGCTTTTATACTAATGTTATTAGCTACTTTAATGCTGTTTTAATTAGTGCCTTTATAATTTATATTCTTATTATGAAATGGTTGGATACCATCAAGAATTATCAAAAACTACAGAATATAGAAAAAGAACATCAGTTAAAACATATACAAACGATTGTAGATAGTCAGGAAAATGAACGGAATAGAATAGGCAGGGATATTCATGATAGAATTGGTGGTAATCTTTCGTTCATGAAAATGAAAAATCAAGATAATGATATACAACCAATATTGGATAATACCTTATCTAATGTTCGAGAGCTATCGCATAACCTTGTCACTCCTAATTTAGAAAAGGAATACTTCTTAGATGAACTACAAGAATTGGCTCTCAAAATGTCTACTTCGTCTACACATTATACATTTACGCATCATATTGATGGAAAGATAGATACATCAGAAACCAACTTTCACCATATCTATAGAATTATTCAGGAGATGTATACTGTATTGCCAATTATATCTAAAGCAACTAGAGTTGATCTAGAAATATCTCGAGAGAAGGAGAAATTATTAATTAGTTACTTGGACAATAGTACTCTAAAATTTGCGAGTACAGAAGATATAGATAGAGAAATTCAAAATGTAAAATATAGAATTCAAATTCTATCAGGCATTCATAAAATTAATACTAAACGAGGGATTGCTATCCTTATTCAAATACCTTTATAA